The DNA region CCCCCGAGCTCTATGATCCTCTCAGCCAATTCATCGGCATACTCCTCCTCCTCATCCGCTATCTTGTCAACCACCTCGGCCAGGATGGGGGACTTCAACCCCTCAGCCATGTCGGCGGCCCACTTGTAGCTGTAGTAGGCTATCCACTCGTCCGCATAGGCCCTCTTCAGGAGTTCTAAGAGCCTCTCCACATCGACCTTCACTATCTCCCTTCCCTTCTTCCATGGATACTATCATCGCCCAGGATCTTCCCA from Candidatus Bathyarchaeota archaeon includes:
- a CDS encoding bacterioferritin — its product is MKVDVERLLELLKRAYADEWIAYYSYKWAADMAEGLKSPILAEVVDKIADEEEEYADELAERIIELGG